ACTCGGGGCTTGTGCGCATGCAGATTCACCGAGGAGGCCGAAATGCGCTCGCGTTGGTGCCAGTGTCTAGGGCCTCGATGGACCAACGTGCCGGGCGTGCCGGCCGCGTGAGTGCGGGCGTGTGTCTGCGCCTCTGGGACGAGCGTTGGATCCCATCCGCCACCACTCGCCCTGAGATCGAGCGTGTGGAGCTCAATGATGCGGTGCTTGCCGCGACGCGCGCGGGCGTGCCGCTCGATGACCTCGCGGATTGTCCGTGGATTACGCCACCTCCTGAGTTTAGTTTGGAGCGCGCGTGTGCGCACTTAAAGGCTGCCGGCATCGTGGATGGCACGCAGGCGTTGACGGATTACGGTGTGCGCCTGGGCGAGCTACCCGTCTCGGTATTTGAGGCTCGCATACTTCATGACCCGCCGGAGGGGCTTCGGGCAACCGTGGCTGATGTGGTGGCGTTGATGCAAACCCACGGGGCGTTGTTGTTGCCCGCGCCGGCAGCCGTAGGTGAGCTCAGGCGCGAGCTTTTTTGGGCGTGCACGAACGAGGTTGACGAGGCCTTGGTAGCATTGCGCCATGGGGATGCGAGCAAGCATCGGCTCAATGCCTCAGCTCTCAAAGAGGCGCGACTAGCGGCGACCCGGTTTCGCGGGCTTCTGGGCTGCGCGCGTCTAAATGCTCAAGGCGATTCGGACGCGCCGTTGGCCACCGAAGAGCTCGCCCGTCATATCTTGGGTCGAGTGCCGGAGGCAGCCTATGTACTGCGGGAGCGCGCCAAGAACAAACGGGCGTTTGGCAAGGGTGAGCCGTGGAGCAATGGTGAGGTGGAGGTACGTATCGTGCCGTGGGAGCCGCACGATGCCGAACGTCGGCTCATCAAAGAATTGCCGCTGGCGGGGGCGTTGCTAGACCAGTTCTGGATTGGCGAGGAGTCAGGTACGGGCGTCAATGGGGTTGGGCGGATGCTGATTCCGTGTCGGCCTCGAGTGTTAGCCGAGCTCGAACTCGGCAATGTGGACGTGGCCAATATCACGGTGAACCACGGACGTGTCGTAGCCACCGTGCGCCGCGAGCTCGCCGGCGTGGTCTTGGACGAGGGCGAAGAGGTTTTGCGTGGCGAGGCGTTGTGTGAGGCGGCGGCCGGGCTGATTCTGGAAGGGCGTTTGATGAAGCGAACGGACGCGCGCGAACGCATCGCTGATGCCTTCCATCTCTGGCGCATCCTCGCGGCGTGGCACGCCACAGATGACACGCTCCACTGGGACCTCGCGGAGCTTAAGAGCCGACCAGTGCCCGATGAAGTGGACTGGCTTGCCGAGCGCCTGAGTGTGGTGGGAGTTGAACGCTCGGATGACCTCGCGCTTTTGGAGGGTGAGGACGTTGCGCCGGATGTGGCGGCACTTTCCGGCGTGCCGGATTGGGAGCTACAAACTCTGCGCGACGACTTTCCACGAACCCTCAAGTACATGGACGGCCTCTATGCATGCGAGGTTTACCCAGCTTCCCGAAAAGTTCTGCTCAAACCGATGGATGCAAGTGCGCGTCGAGTTGGCCCG
This Microvenator marinus DNA region includes the following protein-coding sequences:
- a CDS encoding helicase-related protein; translation: MIELPIDEIEVAVRRAVAAPKPMIVTAPTGSGKSTRLPIWLSEGGARVLVIEPRRVACRALATFLAEQRGESVGEAIGYTVRFDDRCGPNTRVHFVTPGVALNLLGAGSFEYDHVIVDEFHERGWQVDLAVMLLRRRCEERLVLMSATLDATELVQRIDANVLEAGGRTYPVDISYAGEVVQPTPVDLTVRVARAVKAALQSTDGDILVFLPGKREINDAEQALRSQVGGAELVQVHGSLPPEHMTRALRDRRPDEPRQVFLATNVAETSLTLPNVRAVIDSGLVRMQIHRGGRNALALVPVSRASMDQRAGRAGRVSAGVCLRLWDERWIPSATTRPEIERVELNDAVLAATRAGVPLDDLADCPWITPPPEFSLERACAHLKAAGIVDGTQALTDYGVRLGELPVSVFEARILHDPPEGLRATVADVVALMQTHGALLLPAPAAVGELRRELFWACTNEVDEALVALRHGDASKHRLNASALKEARLAATRFRGLLGCARLNAQGDSDAPLATEELARHILGRVPEAAYVLRERAKNKRAFGKGEPWSNGEVEVRIVPWEPHDAERRLIKELPLAGALLDQFWIGEESGTGVNGVGRMLIPCRPRVLAELELGNVDVANITVNHGRVVATVRRELAGVVLDEGEEVLRGEALCEAAAGLILEGRLMKRTDARERIADAFHLWRILAAWHATDDTLHWDLAELKSRPVPDEVDWLAERLSVVGVERSDDLALLEGEDVAPDVAALSGVPDWELQTLRDDFPRTLKYMDGLYACEVYPASRKVLLKPMDASARRVGPPARGQVPRFRGFKVIFSSASREVMIR